In candidate division KSB1 bacterium, one DNA window encodes the following:
- a CDS encoding TonB-dependent receptor has product MLQEKIQRSIFSKAMGLILILGLSAATAFAQTAALRGKIMDAQTGEPLPRANVVVTGTNFTGGAASNTDGFFEVKNLAVGVYSVSVSFMGYEKQTLERVALNAGESRELNLALRAMDIPLNPVVVSASRLQEKALAAPAAIAVVEAEEVQRRSTMTPIDHLRSLPGVDVVTNGLAQSSVVVRGFNSMFSSNLLVLTDNRNANVPSLRVNNYSLIPVVNDDLSRIEVVSGPGSALYGPNCANGVLHLISSSPFESRGTTISVGGGGRDFFNLSSRGPGGGHNVYTAALRHAGVGGEKWGYKISAQYHQGRDWESYLPIDVAPRKIIFGHQTTTGRVTVGDSVVNAADFGVEKIAGDARLDLRLNQNTTLIFNAGVNRINQIELTTVGAFQARDWTYSYAQARLNYKNLFVQGFINASDAGNTFGLRTGNYTLDNSKLIVGQVQHALAFGNRQRFTYGVDAQFTRPDTKNTIHGRNEDADNINELGIYLQSETRLSSQLDLVLAARFDEHTHLEPQFSPRAALVFKPSVEHNFRLTYNRAFRTPTPATFFVDILAETVPNPFNPAKPLIAIRAYQTPGAMRFHRTGDGQAQMMTQLLPPGTGYVPSTVNSVWPALRQILVLGSPAELQALLAATLPQELGTTVAGDFRKLNTATGSFDLVTDVHDRPALAPEINNTLEIGYKGVLGEKLVVGVDVYHTRYKDFISELQVFNPNVFANPQQLAVALQPTAEAITNILIAQGVPPEQAQAQAQAIVTGLVTAAVQLPLGVVSPEQIANDTDVILTNRNFGDISVNGLDLSLTYFAHPRWTFSGNYSFVTDKGFNIFKRPNRVYFENVDGVDDIALNAPGNKAGLEVHYRNLAKTFAAELRGRYVEGFPMKSGVYEGEVQTYTIVDANLSYELPFAKDTRLAFSALNVFDKEHCEFIGAPILGRLLLAKLTQRF; this is encoded by the coding sequence ATGTTGCAAGAAAAAATTCAGCGAAGCATTTTTTCAAAGGCCATGGGATTGATTTTAATCCTCGGCTTGAGCGCGGCGACCGCGTTCGCCCAAACCGCCGCGCTGCGCGGCAAAATCATGGATGCGCAAACTGGCGAGCCGTTGCCGCGCGCGAACGTCGTGGTCACCGGCACCAACTTCACTGGCGGCGCGGCTTCGAACACCGACGGTTTTTTTGAAGTGAAAAATCTCGCCGTCGGCGTTTACAGCGTGAGCGTTTCATTCATGGGATACGAAAAACAAACCCTCGAGCGCGTCGCGCTCAATGCCGGCGAGAGCCGGGAGCTGAATCTGGCGCTGCGCGCCATGGATATTCCTCTCAATCCGGTAGTGGTTTCCGCCTCGCGGTTGCAAGAGAAAGCGCTGGCGGCGCCGGCCGCGATTGCGGTGGTGGAGGCGGAGGAGGTGCAACGCCGCTCAACGATGACGCCGATCGACCATCTGCGCAGCCTGCCGGGCGTCGACGTCGTCACCAACGGCTTGGCACAAAGCAGCGTGGTGGTGCGCGGCTTCAACAGCATGTTTTCCAGCAATCTGCTGGTGCTCACGGACAATCGCAATGCCAACGTGCCGTCTTTGCGCGTGAACAATTACAGCCTCATTCCGGTGGTAAACGACGATCTCAGTCGCATCGAAGTCGTTTCCGGGCCGGGCTCCGCGCTGTACGGCCCCAATTGCGCCAACGGCGTGTTACATCTCATCTCCTCCTCGCCCTTTGAATCTCGCGGCACGACCATCAGCGTCGGCGGCGGGGGTCGCGATTTTTTCAACCTTTCCTCGCGCGGCCCGGGCGGCGGCCACAACGTCTATACGGCGGCGCTGCGCCATGCCGGCGTTGGCGGCGAAAAATGGGGCTACAAAATTTCGGCGCAATATCATCAAGGCCGGGATTGGGAAAGTTATTTGCCGATCGACGTGGCGCCGCGCAAAATTATTTTTGGCCATCAAACCACCACCGGCAGGGTGACGGTGGGTGACAGCGTGGTCAACGCCGCGGATTTCGGCGTGGAAAAAATCGCCGGTGACGCCCGCCTCGACTTGCGCTTGAATCAGAACACCACCCTGATCTTCAACGCCGGCGTGAATCGAATCAATCAGATCGAGCTGACCACCGTGGGCGCGTTTCAAGCCCGGGATTGGACTTATAGCTACGCGCAGGCGCGGCTGAATTACAAAAATCTTTTTGTGCAGGGATTCATCAATGCCAGCGATGCCGGCAACACGTTTGGCCTGCGCACCGGCAACTATACGCTGGACAACTCGAAGCTGATTGTCGGCCAAGTGCAGCACGCGCTTGCGTTCGGCAATCGCCAGCGCTTCACCTACGGCGTCGACGCACAATTCACTCGACCCGATACCAAAAACACCATCCACGGCCGCAACGAAGACGCAGACAACATCAATGAGCTGGGCATTTATCTGCAATCGGAAACCCGGCTGTCCTCCCAACTCGATTTGGTGCTTGCCGCCCGCTTCGATGAGCACACTCATCTCGAGCCGCAATTTTCGCCGCGCGCGGCCTTGGTTTTCAAACCGAGCGTTGAGCACAACTTTCGCCTGACGTACAATCGCGCTTTTCGCACACCGACGCCGGCGACGTTTTTCGTCGACATTCTCGCGGAAACCGTTCCCAACCCCTTCAACCCGGCCAAGCCGTTGATCGCCATTCGCGCTTATCAAACACCGGGAGCAATGAGGTTTCACCGCACCGGCGACGGCCAGGCGCAGATGATGACGCAGCTGCTCCCGCCGGGAACCGGGTACGTGCCTTCGACGGTGAATTCCGTGTGGCCGGCGTTGCGGCAAATTTTAGTGCTGGGGTCGCCGGCGGAATTGCAGGCGCTGCTGGCGGCGACGCTGCCGCAAGAGCTCGGCACGACCGTGGCGGGCGACTTCCGCAAATTGAATACGGCCACCGGCAGCTTCGATCTGGTGACTGACGTGCACGATCGTCCGGCGCTCGCGCCAGAGATCAACAACACATTGGAAATCGGCTATAAAGGCGTGCTGGGCGAAAAGCTGGTCGTCGGCGTGGATGTTTATCACACCCGCTACAAAGACTTCATCAGCGAGCTGCAAGTTTTCAATCCCAACGTGTTTGCCAACCCGCAGCAGCTCGCCGTGGCGCTGCAGCCGACAGCGGAAGCGATCACGAATATTTTGATCGCGCAAGGCGTGCCGCCGGAGCAGGCCCAGGCACAGGCGCAAGCGATTGTCACCGGCCTCGTCACCGCGGCGGTGCAATTGCCGCTCGGCGTGGTGTCGCCGGAGCAGATCGCCAACGACACCGACGTGATTCTCACCAACCGCAACTTCGGCGACATTTCCGTCAATGGCCTCGATCTGAGCCTGACTTATTTTGCGCATCCACGTTGGACGTTTTCCGGCAACTATTCTTTTGTCACTGACAAGGGATTCAATATTTTCAAAAGACCAAATCGCGTCTATTTCGAAAACGTTGACGGGGTGGATGACATTGCGCTCAATGCCCCGGGCAACAAAGCCGGGCTGGAGGTGCACTATCGCAATCTCGCCAAGACCTTTGCCGCCGAGCTGCGCGGTCGCTATGTGGAAGGGTTTCCGATGAAGTCCGGCGTTTATGAGGGCGAGGTGCAAACTTACACGATCGTCGATGCGAATCTGTCTTATGAACTGCCCTTTGCGAAAGACACGCGCCTCGCGTTTTCGGCGTTGAACGTGTTCGACAAGGAGCACTGCGAATTTATCGGCGCGCCGATTTTGGGGAGGTTGTTGCTGGCGAAATTGACGCAGAGGTTTTGA
- a CDS encoding AAA family ATPase has product MIDLQNYLAKETLHEGTRTVIYRGARKSDGLPVILKTLRQEYPEPAALARLRHEFEIARELQFDGVVKFIELVEHHNSLVLVEEDFGGESLQAVLQAHKLDLDTVLALASQLAETLGRLHQCGVMHKDINPSNLVVNLVQHKIQLIDFGIASRLPKEHASLHSHFEGTLAYMSPEQTGRMNRGLDYRTDFYSLGVTFYEMLTGRLPFPTSDAMELVHSHIAKTPPAPHALEARIPPALSEIVMKLLAKTAEGRYQSGFGLQADLEECRRQWQRAGRIEMFPPGQNDFSERFHIPEKLYGREADIKTLLEVFDRVMQGRREMMLVTGDPGIGKSALVHEVQKSLVRSRGHFVAGKFDQYQRNIPYASLIHAFQDLVRQILTESEASLRYWRECIQSAVGVNGRVIAEVIPEIELIIGKQAPVPELGPTEAQNRFNLVFQNFVAALPAQEHPLVIFLDDLQWADLPSLKLLQYLITGTASPYFLGLGAYRDSEVGPGHPLMLTINEIEKAGVTFHRLALQPLGLEHVEQLLADTLQYNVAHSLDVAQASSPADKMSALRELAELILEKTAGNPFFLNQFLASLHEEKLLLPDPARRAWQWDIAKIRERNITDNVVELMTAKLKKLPLPTQQQLVLAACLGNEFEATTLAIIAEKSPEVVARDLTEALAHGLVLLLGKERAAMGSDDLAAGKNGTLKFRFSHDRIQQAAYSLLSETERAEVHWRIGQLLLQNTPPEKREQKIFDLAAQLNLGRSMLGSKAERIELAQLNLQAGHKAKLSTAYEPARVFLQTGLELLRDGDWNAHYELALDLHVEAAEAACLCGDFAAMEKLATVVEQRAHTLLDRARVVIVKLQALITQNQLPEVITTALPVMRQLGLHYPDKPSKLHVIIELLKTKWAFAGKNIERLDELPAMTDAQMMTALQMSTRVGMAAYFEDPNLLAITALKPVRIFLRRGNAPISPLLYTSYGIVLCGVIGDIEAGYRFGKLGLRLAEKFPAAEFKSRHLFVHDCLIRHWKEPVRDTLDSFLEAYKYGLEVGDLEYAGLAILQHLLSSFLAGVELTKLEAEREKYDHAITTLRNRTYIHVKNLCQQQILNFMGKSEDPLRLVGEVYNEEVSLPEHLKENDHYALYDYYYDRIFLDYLFENYGRALEDAQLAVKYLDAVGTLALTFVTFYETLAALAHEAATPEERKRLRRLVQVNKKKLKKWAKHAPANHLHKYELVEAELARVRSSAGFQPASQQNADRMSALQQAMRLYDQAIAHAQESRHLREEALANELAAKFYLSRGQEKIAKTYLREAHYLYHKWGAFAKVQQLERKYGELLQERGSVTGFETATTLTRTSTSTGTSSGALDVLSVLKATQAISGEIDLEKLLAKMIKIVIENAGAQRGCFLIESENGWLIEAEGFADQSEPRVLQSQPLAGTVADGIVHYVSRTREAVVLGDAAHDGRFTGETYVQRCGTRSLLCKPVIKQNDLIGILYLENDLATNVFVPSRLEAVEILASQIAVSLENARLYKRLEQYNRTLEEKVQQRTAELQDKNAELTQTLQRLREMQNQLVTQEKLASLGQLTAGIAHEIKNPLNFVNNFAVLSVELAKELREELGKQRAEGRGHGAGGEDDFANIEEIIETLIQNAEKINHHGKRADGIVKSMMQHARGSSGQRELVDINQLLDEAVNLTYHGMRANDASFNITIEKDYDASISNLEVVPQDLSRVFLNLINNACYAAHQKALAEGKAKGEGRRERGAPIALHPSPFAPTLSVSTKNFGDQIEIRIRDNGNGIPPEIREKIFNPFFTTKPAGQGTGLGLSISHEIVVQQHKGEIKVETEEGKFTEFVVRLPRSA; this is encoded by the coding sequence ATGATCGATCTGCAAAACTATCTCGCCAAAGAAACTCTCCACGAAGGGACGCGCACCGTCATCTATCGCGGCGCGCGCAAGAGCGACGGCCTGCCGGTGATATTGAAAACGCTGCGGCAGGAATATCCCGAGCCCGCGGCGCTGGCGCGGCTGCGGCATGAGTTTGAAATCGCACGCGAGCTGCAATTCGACGGCGTCGTCAAGTTCATTGAGCTGGTCGAGCATCACAACAGTCTCGTCTTGGTGGAGGAAGATTTCGGCGGCGAGTCTTTGCAAGCCGTGCTGCAAGCGCACAAGCTTGACCTCGACACCGTTCTTGCGCTCGCGTCGCAGCTCGCGGAGACGCTGGGCCGCCTGCATCAGTGCGGTGTCATGCACAAGGACATCAATCCCTCCAACCTCGTCGTCAACCTCGTGCAGCACAAAATTCAGCTCATCGATTTCGGCATTGCCTCGCGGCTGCCGAAAGAACATGCGAGCTTGCACAGCCATTTCGAGGGCACGCTCGCCTACATGTCACCCGAGCAGACCGGCCGCATGAATCGCGGTCTGGATTACCGCACGGATTTTTACTCGCTCGGCGTCACGTTTTATGAAATGCTCACCGGGCGATTGCCCTTTCCCACGTCGGACGCGATGGAGCTGGTGCACAGCCACATCGCCAAAACGCCGCCGGCACCGCATGCGCTCGAGGCGCGTATTCCGCCCGCGCTTTCCGAGATTGTGATGAAGCTGCTCGCCAAAACCGCGGAGGGCCGCTATCAAAGCGGCTTCGGCTTGCAGGCGGATTTGGAAGAATGCCGGCGGCAATGGCAGCGCGCGGGCCGTATCGAAATGTTTCCGCCGGGCCAAAACGATTTCTCCGAGCGCTTTCACATTCCCGAAAAGCTGTATGGCCGCGAGGCCGATATCAAAACGCTGCTGGAAGTTTTTGACCGCGTGATGCAGGGCCGGCGCGAGATGATGCTGGTGACCGGCGATCCCGGCATCGGCAAATCCGCGCTCGTGCACGAAGTGCAAAAATCCCTGGTGCGCAGCCGCGGCCACTTCGTCGCCGGCAAGTTCGATCAATATCAACGCAACATTCCGTACGCCTCGCTGATTCATGCGTTTCAGGATTTGGTACGGCAGATTTTGACGGAAAGCGAGGCGAGCCTGCGTTACTGGCGCGAGTGCATTCAAAGCGCGGTCGGCGTCAACGGCAGAGTCATTGCCGAGGTGATTCCCGAAATCGAATTGATCATCGGCAAGCAGGCGCCGGTGCCGGAGCTGGGGCCGACCGAGGCGCAAAACCGTTTCAATCTCGTGTTTCAAAATTTCGTGGCTGCGCTGCCCGCACAGGAGCATCCGCTGGTGATTTTTTTGGATGATCTGCAGTGGGCGGATTTGCCCTCGCTCAAGTTGCTGCAGTATCTCATCACCGGAACCGCCTCGCCCTATTTTCTCGGCCTCGGCGCCTATCGCGACAGCGAGGTCGGGCCGGGCCATCCGCTCATGCTCACCATCAACGAGATTGAAAAAGCCGGCGTGACTTTTCATCGTCTCGCGCTGCAGCCGCTGGGGCTGGAGCATGTTGAACAATTGTTGGCGGACACGCTGCAATACAACGTCGCGCACTCGCTCGACGTAGCGCAGGCGTCCTCGCCTGCAGACAAGATGTCCGCGCTGCGAGAGCTGGCCGAATTGATTCTCGAAAAAACCGCGGGCAATCCTTTTTTCCTGAATCAATTTCTCGCGTCGCTGCACGAGGAAAAACTGCTGCTGCCCGATCCGGCGCGGCGCGCGTGGCAGTGGGACATTGCCAAAATCCGCGAGCGCAACATCACCGACAACGTGGTGGAGCTGATGACGGCCAAGCTGAAAAAGCTGCCGCTGCCAACGCAGCAACAGCTCGTGCTCGCCGCGTGCCTCGGCAACGAGTTCGAGGCGACAACACTCGCGATCATCGCGGAAAAATCCCCGGAAGTTGTTGCGCGCGATCTCACCGAAGCATTGGCGCACGGCCTGGTCTTGCTGCTCGGGAAAGAGCGGGCGGCCATGGGCAGCGATGATCTCGCGGCGGGAAAAAACGGCACTCTCAAGTTTCGCTTTTCGCACGATCGCATTCAACAGGCGGCTTATTCCCTGCTCTCCGAAACGGAGCGCGCCGAGGTTCATTGGCGCATCGGGCAACTGCTTTTGCAGAACACGCCGCCGGAAAAACGCGAGCAAAAAATTTTCGATCTCGCGGCCCAGCTCAATCTTGGCCGCAGCATGCTCGGTTCGAAGGCAGAGAGAATCGAGCTGGCGCAATTGAATTTGCAAGCCGGACATAAAGCGAAACTTTCCACCGCCTATGAGCCGGCTCGCGTTTTTTTGCAAACCGGTTTGGAGTTGCTGCGCGACGGGGATTGGAACGCGCATTACGAGTTGGCGCTCGATCTGCACGTCGAGGCGGCGGAGGCCGCCTGTCTCTGCGGCGACTTTGCGGCGATGGAGAAATTGGCCACGGTGGTGGAGCAGCGCGCGCACACTTTGTTGGATCGCGCCCGCGTGGTGATCGTCAAGCTGCAAGCCTTGATCACGCAAAACCAATTGCCGGAAGTGATCACCACCGCGCTGCCGGTGATGCGCCAGCTCGGGCTGCATTATCCCGATAAACCAAGCAAGTTGCACGTCATCATCGAGCTGCTCAAAACCAAATGGGCGTTTGCGGGAAAAAACATCGAGCGGTTGGACGAACTGCCGGCGATGACGGACGCGCAGATGATGACGGCGCTGCAGATGAGCACCCGCGTGGGCATGGCCGCTTATTTTGAAGATCCGAATCTGCTGGCCATCACGGCGCTCAAGCCGGTGCGCATTTTTTTGCGGCGCGGCAACGCGCCGATTTCGCCGCTGCTCTACACGAGCTATGGCATCGTGCTCTGCGGCGTGATCGGCGACATCGAGGCGGGCTATCGCTTCGGCAAGTTGGGCCTGCGGCTGGCGGAAAAATTTCCGGCGGCGGAATTTAAAAGCCGCCACCTGTTCGTGCATGATTGCCTGATTCGCCATTGGAAGGAACCGGTGCGCGACACGCTCGACTCCTTTCTCGAAGCCTACAAATACGGCCTCGAAGTCGGCGATTTGGAATACGCGGGCCTGGCGATTTTGCAGCATCTGCTCTCCTCGTTTCTCGCCGGCGTCGAATTGACGAAGCTCGAGGCCGAGCGCGAAAAATACGATCATGCCATCACCACGCTGCGCAATCGAACGTATATTCACGTGAAAAATCTTTGCCAGCAGCAGATTTTGAATTTCATGGGCAAGTCCGAAGATCCGTTGCGCCTGGTGGGCGAGGTTTACAACGAGGAGGTGAGTCTGCCGGAGCATCTCAAAGAGAACGATCACTATGCGCTGTATGATTATTATTACGACCGGATTTTTCTCGACTATCTTTTCGAGAATTATGGCCGGGCTTTGGAAGACGCCCAGTTGGCGGTGAAATACTTGGACGCGGTCGGCACGCTGGCGCTCACGTTCGTGACGTTCTACGAAACTTTGGCCGCGCTCGCGCACGAGGCGGCAACGCCGGAGGAGCGGAAACGTTTGCGCCGCCTGGTGCAGGTGAATAAAAAGAAACTGAAGAAATGGGCCAAACACGCACCGGCAAATCACCTGCACAAATATGAATTGGTGGAGGCAGAGCTGGCGCGCGTGAGAAGTAGCGCAGGCTTCCAGCCTGCCTCGCAACAAAATGCAGACAGGATGTCTGCGCTACAGCAAGCGATGCGGCTTTACGATCAAGCCATCGCGCATGCACAGGAAAGCCGGCATTTGCGCGAAGAGGCGCTCGCCAACGAGCTGGCGGCGAAATTTTATTTGAGTCGCGGACAGGAAAAGATTGCCAAAACCTATTTGCGCGAGGCGCACTATCTTTATCACAAGTGGGGCGCCTTCGCCAAAGTGCAGCAGCTCGAGCGCAAATACGGCGAGTTGTTGCAGGAGAGGGGCAGCGTGACCGGCTTCGAGACCGCGACCACGCTCACCCGCACGAGCACTTCCACCGGCACGAGCAGCGGCGCACTCGACGTGCTCTCGGTGCTCAAGGCCACGCAGGCCATCTCCGGCGAGATTGATCTCGAGAAATTGCTCGCCAAGATGATTAAGATCGTGATCGAAAACGCCGGCGCGCAGCGCGGCTGCTTTTTGATCGAAAGCGAGAACGGCTGGTTGATCGAGGCCGAAGGCTTTGCCGATCAGAGCGAGCCGCGGGTGCTGCAATCGCAGCCGCTCGCCGGAACGGTTGCCGATGGCATCGTGCACTACGTCAGCCGCACGCGCGAAGCCGTGGTGCTGGGCGACGCGGCGCATGATGGCCGCTTCACCGGCGAGACCTACGTGCAACGCTGCGGCACGCGCTCGCTTTTGTGCAAGCCGGTGATCAAACAAAACGATCTCATCGGCATTTTGTATTTGGAGAACGATCTCGCCACCAATGTGTTCGTACCGAGCCGTCTCGAAGCGGTGGAGATTCTCGCTTCACAGATTGCCGTGTCGCTGGAAAATGCGCGGCTCTACAAACGTTTGGAGCAGTACAATCGCACGCTGGAGGAAAAAGTGCAGCAGCGCACCGCGGAGCTGCAGGACAAAAACGCGGAGTTGACGCAAACGCTGCAGCGCTTGCGCGAGATGCAGAATCAACTGGTGACGCAGGAGAAGCTCGCCTCGCTCGGCCAGCTCACCGCCGGCATCGCGCACGAGATCAAAAACCCGCTGAATTTCGTGAATAACTTTGCGGTGCTGTCGGTGGAGTTGGCGAAGGAATTGCGGGAGGAGCTCGGGAAGCAGAGGGCGGAGGGCAGAGGGCATGGAGCGGGGGGCGAAGATGACTTTGCGAATATCGAAGAGATTATCGAGACGTTGATTCAAAACGCGGAGAAGATCAACCACCACGGCAAGCGCGCGGATGGAATTGTGAAGAGCATGATGCAACACGCGCGCGGTTCTTCCGGCCAGCGCGAGTTGGTGGATATCAATCAGTTGCTCGATGAAGCCGTGAATCTCACGTATCACGGCATGCGCGCCAACGATGCTTCCTTCAATATCACGATTGAAAAGGATTATGACGCGTCGATCAGCAACCTCGAGGTTGTGCCGCAGGATTTGAGCCGGGTGTTTTTGAATCTCATCAACAATGCGTGTTATGCGGCGCATCAGAAAGCGTTGGCGGAAGGAAAGGCGAAGGGCGAAGGGCGAAGGGAGAGGGGCGCGCCCATCGCCCTTCACCCTTCGCCCTTTGCTCCGACGCTCTCTGTGAGCACCAAAAATTTCGGCGACCAAATCGAAATCCGTATCCGCGACAACGGCAACGGCATTCCGCCGGAGATTCGCGAGAAGATTTTCAATCCGTTTTTTACCACGAAGCCGGCGGGACAGGGCACGGGCTTGGGTTTGTCGATCAGTCACGAGATTGTCGTGCAACAGCACAAGGGCGAGATCAAAGTGGAAACGGAGGAGGGAAAGTTCACGGAGTTTGTGGTGCGGTTGCCGCGTAGCGCCTAG